In a single window of the Schistocerca americana isolate TAMUIC-IGC-003095 chromosome X, iqSchAmer2.1, whole genome shotgun sequence genome:
- the LOC124555916 gene encoding nuclear pore complex-interacting protein family member B12-like, giving the protein MRRRQGDEGKETKARRRRQGDEGKETKARRRRQGDEGKETKARRRRQGDEGKETKARRRRQGDEGKETKARRRRQGDEGKETKARRRRQGDEGKETKIQKSFVDFVNELFDGDVSELDLSDDGDDDDDDDDDLCTDLVYRVSMNRN; this is encoded by the exons atgagacgaaggcaaggagacgaaggcaaggagacgaaggcaaggagacgaaggcaaggagacgaaggcaaggagacgaaggcaaggagacgaaggcaaggagacgaaggcaaggagacgaaggcaaggagacgaaggcaaggagacgaaggcaaggagacgaaggcaaggagacgaaggcaaggagacgaaggcaaggagacgaaggcaaggagacgaaggcaaggagacgaaggcaaggagacgaaggcaaggagacgaaggcaaggagacgaaggcaaggagacgaag ATTCAAAAGTCATTTGTAGattttgtaaatgaattatttGATGGAGATGTTAGTGAATTGGATCTctctgatgatggtgatgatgatgatgacgatgatgatgatctctgTACAGATCTAGTTTACCGTGTTAGTATGAATAGGAATTAG